The Macaca nemestrina isolate mMacNem1 chromosome 8, mMacNem.hap1, whole genome shotgun sequence genome contains the following window.
AActcatttcacatttaaaaacacatatagactgaaagtgaacagacggaaaaaaatattccatgcaaattgaaaacaaaaatgtgcaGGAATAGCAATACTTATACAAAATAGACTAagtcagaaaacataaaaagggacaaagaagatcattacataatgataaagggatcaattcagcaaaaggatgcgacaattttaaatgtatatgcacccaataccaAACCACtcacatatataaacaaacactattagagctaaagagagaggcAGATCCTAATACAAAAAAAAGCTGGGGATTTTAATGCCTCACTTTCAGTACTGggcagatcatctagacagaaacatcagacttaatctgcattataggccaaatggacctaacagacatttacagaacctTTCTTCCAACAgctgaatatacattcttctcatcagcacatggaccATTCTCCAGCATAGACCatgttagaccacaaaacaagtctcaatacatttttaaaaatctaaatcatATGAAGTACCTTCTCAGACCACAAGGgaagaaaagtagaaatcaataacaagaaacTTTGGAAACTACAAATCCATGGAAATCTAACAActggccaggtatagtggctcacacctgtaatcccaacactttgggaggccaaggaagtcaggagttcgggaccagcctggccaacatggcaaaaccgtgtctctactaaaaatacaaaaattagccaggcgtggtggtgtgcctataatcccagctactcaggaagctgaagtgggagaactgcttgaacctgggaggcagaggcagcagtgagccgagatcacaccactgcatgccagcctcagcaacagagcgagaccccatctcaaaaaaaaaaaaaaaaatctaacaaccAATGTGGAACACATGCAAATGTACATGTGGATGTGGACAAAGAACCACATGGCtaagccataaaaaataaaaaataaaaaaataaaacacgaAACTCAGGCAAAAAACTCCACCATCAGAGCAGAATGCTATAACTTCCATTCAGCCCTTCAATCCCACCTTCATTGGCTGGACTGGTTTTCACAGCATCTCTCTTGCCTGAGACATCACAGCATCTCTAAGTGTATCCAAGACCTTCTGGTAGGTCTCCAGAACGTCCTGGGCAGTGGGTCTTTCTGAGGGAGTCTGGCTCTTGCATGCTTTGTGAATATCAAACAAATGGAATCGGACCATATCACTCCCTTCAATGTGCCCCAGAAGGAAACTGGAGATGTCTGGGATCTTCCAAATGTCAATTTTCTCGTCATATGAGGGCATGAGATTATCACGGAAAGGCATGTCCTCTCCGTAGGGCCACAGTTGCTCTGGAGCCACAAAATCCCCATGCAGCTCCCTGTGGCCGCACTTCACCAGTGTCCCAGAGCTGTGGTTCACCAGGGGTAAGGCATCCAAGTCATTTGCCAAaatgctgaagttgcttgtcagcagATACTGAGACAGTGTCTTGGGCAGGTCATTGGAGTCACACATGACCCGTGTGCCCATGGGGCTGTGGTGCAGGTAATTAATGATGCTGACATAGTCCATGGCCAGCTGCAGCCTGTGCTGCCACGTGTTCACATTTTGGTACTTTGAAAGGTTTAGTGTTTCCTCCAGGTTACTCAAGGAACCTAGAGGGTGATATTCAGTAAGAATAGTGTTGTCATCCTCACAATAGCCAAGCAGCGTGACAACATGTGCGCCTTGTAGAGATTTCAGCATCTGCAGTCCATGGAGGAAATCATCTTTCATCTCCAGGCTGGTAAGCCGTGAGAGAGCAACTTTGTGCTCCTTCCACTCAGACAGAAAGACCTGCAACAAAGCCACAGAGAACATCAGGCCTGAACTCTCACCTAATTTAGTGACCAAAGAACAACGAATATCTTTTAAGTGGCAGGTGTTCTGCAGAAGATACAGAAATTAACAAGGTGCAGACCCCATTGCAGAGTTGCTCTCCGTCTAGTGATGAAGATAGACTGAAGAGCAAACACAGCATTCAGCAAGGCAAGTGCCACATTAGTGTGTGGAACCTCAGGGCAGGAAGCGATTGCCTCTGGGCAGGACACTGACAGCTGCTGCAGAGGGTGCTGGAAGGCTTCTGGAAGCTGGTCTCATAGAAGGAGGGGGACTTCCAGATTCTATGTGGGGCAGGGGAGTGTTGGCTCAGGAGGAAAGACTCCATATAATTTCATCGCAGGGAGGAGTGGCAAAGTAGACTGCCAGTTCCAATGGACCACCGCACAGTgggtggggaagaggaggaggcaggggagtGGACTGGAAAAGTGGGTAAGTGTGGAGACCCTGAAAAGCCTACA
Protein-coding sequences here:
- the LOC139355853 gene encoding protein O-mannose kinase; translation: MRLEIAEAVNMEKQPQNKRRGLASREVPPAVGLLLIMALMNTLLYLCLDHFFIAPRQSIVDPRHCPYGHFRIGQMKNCSPWLSCEELRTEVRQLKRVGEGAVKRVFLSEWKEHKVALSRLTSLEMKDDFLHGLQMLKSLQGAHVVTLLGYCEDDNTILTEYHPLGSLSNLEETLNLSKYQNVNTWQHRLQLAMDYVSIINYLHHSPMGTRVMCDSNDLPKTLSQYLLTSNFSILANDLDALPLVNHSSGTLVKCGHRELHGDFVAPEQLWPYGEDMPFRDNLMPSYDEKIDIWKIPDISSFLLGHIEGSDMVRFHLFDIHKACKSQTPSERPTAQDVLETYQKVLDTLRDAVMSQAREML